CGAAGAGCCGCGGCATGCTGTGCGCGCGCGGGCAAGGCGGCGTGTCGTACAACACCGATCCCGACCGCCTGACCACGCCGCTGATCCGCACCGGCGCGCGCGGCGAGGGCGCGTTCCGCCCGGCTTCGTGGGACGAGGCGCTGAACTATACGGCCCAGCAGATGCTGAAGATCAAAGACAAGTACGGGCCGGAGTCGATCGCATTCATGGGCCACACCTCCGGCGACTTCTGGTTCACGGACTACCTGGCGCAGGCGTGGGGTTCGCCGAACAACGCCAAACCGTCAGTGACGCTCTGCACCGCGCCGCGCGAGGAAGCGTCGACGATCACCTACGGGCGCACGATGGGCAACCATGAGCCGGTCGACTGGGACCAGGCAAAGTGCATCGTGCTGATCGGCACGCACATCGGCGAGGACGCGCGCAACACGATGATGCAAGACTTCGCGAACGCGAACGCGCGCGGCGCGCACATCATCGTGGTCGACCCGCGCTTCTCGTCGGCGGCGATGAAGGCCGACGACTGGCTGCCGGTCAAGCCGGGCGCCGACACCGCGCTGCTGTTGGCCTGGGCGAATGTGCTGATCGCGGAGAAGCTGTACGACGCCGAGTACGTGGCGAAGTGGACGGTCGGCTTCGAGCAACTGGCGGCGCACGTCAAGCCATTCACGCCGGAGTGGGCTGCGCCGCTCACCGACCTGCCCGCCGAGCGCATCCGCGCCTCGGCGCGCGCGATGGGTCAGAACCGCCCGCAGTCGGTCATCGTGCCGGGGCGGCACGTCGTCTGGTACGGCAACGACACGCAGCGCATGCGCGCGGTCTACATCGTCAATGCGTTGCTCGGCGCGGTCGGGCGGCCGGGCGGCCTTTACTTCAACAAGAGCCCGTTTATTGACGAGATCCCGCACCCGCCGTGGCAAGCTGCCGGCGGCGCGGGTGGCTGAAGTAGCACACCAGGCGAGGAGGCAGGTCTGCCTCCCGGACCCAGCGGCAAAACGCGCGCCGACGGCGTGCGCGAGAAGTTCCTGCGCGGCGGCACCGCCATGCAGGAGCTGCTCGAACCGATGATCAGCGGCAAGCCGTACCCGATCAAAGGGCTCGTGGCGTACGGCACGAACCTGATGCACACGCTGCCGAACCCGGCGCGCACGCGCGAGGCGCTCAAGCACCTCGACTTCTGCCTGGCGGTGGATATCCTGCCGCAGGACCACATCGCGTGGGCCGACGTCGTCTTCCCCGAGGCGACGTACCTCGAGCGCTACGACGAGCTCTGGGCATGCGGGCACAAGACGCCGTACATCGCGTTGCGTGAGCCGGCCGTCGAGCCGCCCGGCCAGGCGAAGCCGGCGTGGTGGATGGTGCGCGAACTCGGCATCCGGCTTGGGCTGGAAGAGTATTTCGCGTGGAAGACGGCCGAGGAGTACCTGAACACGCGTCTCAACTCGCTCGGCTTGAGCGTGCAGAAACTGCACGACCAGGGCGGCGTGGCCATTCAGAAGGGCAAGCCGTACCTTGCCGACTTCGAGGCAGAGAAAGCGACGCCATTCGCCACCGCCAGCGGCAAGATCGAGCTGTACTCTGACGCACTGGCAAAGGCCGGGCACGACCCGCTGCCGAAGTACGAGCCGGTCGCCGAGCCGCCCGCCGGCATGTTCCGCCTGCTGTACGGCCGCAGCCCGGTGCACACGTTCAGCCGCACGCAGAATACGCCGCACCTGAACGAATTGTACCCGGAGAACGAGGTCTGGATCAGCACGACCGCGGCCGAAAAGCTCAACCTGAAGGACGGCGACTACGTGCGGTTGACAAACCAGAACGACGTCACCAGCAATCGAGTGCGCGTCAAGATCACACAGCGCATCCGCCCGGACTCGGTGTATATGGTGCACGGCTTCGGGCACAACACGCCCGGCATGAAGCTGGCGCATGGGCGCGGCGCCAGCGACGCCGCACTTCAGACACGCTACGTGCTTGACCCGATCTCGGGCGGCGCCGGCATGCGCGTGAATTTCGTGCGGCTGGTCAGGGAGGAGGCGACGCCATGAGCCGCTACGCCCTGTCCATTGATCTGGAGCGTTGCATCGGCTGCCAGGCGTGCGTGGTGGCCTGCAAGACGGGCAACGAGCGCCCGCTTGGCGGGAACTACATCCAGATCCGCGACGTGGTGCGCGGAACGTTCCCCAACCTGACCGGAACATTCGTGCACCAGCGCTGCTTCCACTGTTTTGATGCGGCGTGCGTGAACGTCTGTCCGACCGGCGCCCTGTACAAGCAGGACGGCATGACCGCTGTGGACGCCGACAAGTGCAGCGCCTGCGGCTACTGTGTGGACGCCTGCCCGTTCGACGTGCCGCACGTCGTGGACAACCGCGTCTCCAAATGCACGGCCTGCCTCGACCTCGTCAAAGACGGGCTGCCGCCGTGGTGCGTGCAGACCTGCCCCAGTCAGGCGATCAAGTTTGGCGAACGCGAGAAGCTGCTGGCCGACGCGCACGCGCGTGTGGCGGCGATCAAGCCCAAGCGGCCCAACGCGCAAGTTTACGGCGAGGAGCCGTTCGGCGGCCTGGGCATGATCCTGATCCTGCCGGATGCGCCCGCCGCGCTCGGCCTGCCGGAGAACCCACAGCCGTCACTGGCGCTCGGCGCATGGCAGAACGTGGTGCAGCCGGTCAGCATCGGCGCGCTCGGCGCCGCCATCGGCGTAACGGCGCTGTCGTTCATCGTCGCCCGGCGCGAGCACAACCGCGAGGAGGCACTACTGAAAGCTGAAGAGGAGGCGCCGCATGAGCACCCGGACCATGCGTAAGGTGATGCGCTACCGCCCGGTTCAGCGAAAGCTGCACTGGGTGGGCGCCAGCGGATTCCTGATGCTGCTGCTGACCGGGCTGGTGTTGCTGTGGTCGCCGCTGTCATTCCTGGCCGCCGGAGGCATCTCGCGGCAACTGCACCTGATCGGCGCCGTGCTGTTTGTGACGTGGCCCTTCCTGTATGCGATTTTTGACGGCAGGGAGTTCAAGGAACTGATCGTCGAGTCGTTCAGCTATGACCGCGATGACTGGAATTGGCTCACGCACGCGCTCGGTTATTTCTTCGGGCATGTGCGGCAGATGCCGCCGCAAGGGCGGCTGAATGCCGGGCAAAAGGCGCATCACGCCGGCACGATCCTGGGTTATCTAAGCGTGGCGGTGTCCGGCGTGGCGTTGTGGTATTTCAAGGGGCGGCTGGGAGCGGACATGCTCGCGCTGATTGCGATCGTGCACGACCTCTCCATGCTGGCGCTGACCATCCTGCTGGTTGGCCATCTGTACTTCACGTTTGTGTACGATGCGCTGTCGGCCATGACGAATGGCTATATCTCGGAATCGTCGGCGCAGCTTGAACACGCCAAGTGGCTGGCAACACTGCCGCGACAGGCGCCGTGGGTTGTGGGCGCACCCGCGGAGACGGACGACAACAAGACCAAAGAGTGAACAGAACGGCGCTTGCTTCGCGCCCCGTATTCAGTCCGCACCAGGGTGCGACGGATAGACGCCTTGAATAACACAGGGATCGAATCTCTACTCAACCTTAAGGAGGTTGTCTGTGAAGAGTAACACCCGTATTGTGATGCTGATCAGCTTGCTCCTCTTGCTGGGCGGACTGCTGTCTGCCTGCGGCGCCGCCGCAACGCCCGCCCCAACCCCGGTACCCCCGGCGCCAACGGCCACCCCCATGCCGCCAGCGCCTACGGCTGTGCCCCCGAAACCGACCACGCCGCCCGCCGCTGCGCTCGACCTGAACGCCGTGCTGGCCAAGTATATCGGCAACATACCCGACGGCTTTGGAACCATCGCACCCGCTGCGCTCAAAGACCAGATGGCGGCCGCCAAGCCGTTCCTGCTTGACGTGCGCGAGGCGTCGGAAGTTGCGGCCAACGGGTACATTGATGGCGGCGTCCTGATCCCCATCCGCACGCTGACCAAGAACCTGGATAAATTGCCGGCGAAGGATCAGGCGATCGTGATCTATTGCGCGAGCGGGCATCGCGGCTCGCTGGCGATGGAAACACTGCAGCTGCTCGGCTACACGAACGTCAAGAGTCTCGCCAGCGGTTTGAATGCGTGGAAAGCAGCGAACCTGCCCGTGGCGACCGGGACCGAGCCGGCTCCGACCGCTATGGGGAAGACGCCCGAAGTGGACGCCGCGCTGCTCGCCGCGCTGGACAAGTATCTGAGCGGCCTGCCCGACGGCTTCAGCACCGTTGCTCCGGCGGCGCTGAAGGACCAACTGGCCGCGACGAAGATCACGCTGATTGACGTGCGCGAAGCGTCGGAACTGACGACCAACGGCACGATCGAAGGCGCCGTCAACGTGCCGATCCGCACACTGGCCAAGAGCCTG
This is a stretch of genomic DNA from Chloroflexota bacterium. It encodes these proteins:
- a CDS encoding 4Fe-4S binding protein; amino-acid sequence: MSRYALSIDLERCIGCQACVVACKTGNERPLGGNYIQIRDVVRGTFPNLTGTFVHQRCFHCFDAACVNVCPTGALYKQDGMTAVDADKCSACGYCVDACPFDVPHVVDNRVSKCTACLDLVKDGLPPWCVQTCPSQAIKFGEREKLLADAHARVAAIKPKRPNAQVYGEEPFGGLGMILILPDAPAALGLPENPQPSLALGAWQNVVQPVSIGALGAAIGVTALSFIVARREHNREEALLKAEEEAPHEHPDHA
- a CDS encoding cytochrome b/b6 domain-containing protein; amino-acid sequence: MSTRTMRKVMRYRPVQRKLHWVGASGFLMLLLTGLVLLWSPLSFLAAGGISRQLHLIGAVLFVTWPFLYAIFDGREFKELIVESFSYDRDDWNWLTHALGYFFGHVRQMPPQGRLNAGQKAHHAGTILGYLSVAVSGVALWYFKGRLGADMLALIAIVHDLSMLALTILLVGHLYFTFVYDALSAMTNGYISESSAQLEHAKWLATLPRQAPWVVGAPAETDDNKTKE
- a CDS encoding rhodanese-like domain-containing protein is translated as MKSNTRIVMLISLLLLLGGLLSACGAAATPAPTPVPPAPTATPMPPAPTAVPPKPTTPPAAALDLNAVLAKYIGNIPDGFGTIAPAALKDQMAAAKPFLLDVREASEVAANGYIDGGVLIPIRTLTKNLDKLPAKDQAIVIYCASGHRGSLAMETLQLLGYTNVKSLASGLNAWKAANLPVATGTEPAPTAMGKTPEVDAALLAALDKYLSGLPDGFSTVAPAALKDQLAATKITLIDVREASELTTNGTIEGAVNVPIRTLAKSLDKLPTDKSAPIVIYCAIGHRGGMAMMALQLMGYTNVKSLSGGFNAWKGANLPVKTM